Proteins encoded in a region of the Streptomyces akebiae genome:
- a CDS encoding class I adenylate-forming enzyme family protein has translation MKIRSLQRHLASVRRMRLGPSHRGLRARLELVSERSLGVGTFLWHTLDRAADLDAPLLHHLPRGGGEQDVRTYSLADLRDATERYARWFHAAGVARGDRVGIYSGDGIANFVHFMALNSIGAIPAPVNPNMAPQTAARYLKRLEPRGVVADADRLESLLAATDSPEGFGFTVSQEEVDAAGRVGPLPVGYPYMHGDHDPVLIAHSSGTTGMPKAPILGHRQFFAGKRPRILTMPSGLDDKNLLVFPPSHGSGLSYMMMATLTGVPTLVMEEQRGPAVAEVMRWWKPTVVIAFPITFGELAAQGVEPSAAARVTTWLSTADASHEAHVRELVRLGRHRVGGKWRQGSRYIDGLASTEVGMAVFQNIHGPDTDVYKRCVGYPEPIVEEATVYDEHGKRLGPNEIGFIAVKTPTETLGYWNDPDLTHRSKHDGFWLTGDIGYYDEQGRFYQYDRATDVIQTARGPVYSLPTEEIVLKACRQAVDCVVAAAISPDDEELSEPVAVVRLAERCRLTARELLTQLNGALRKAGMHEVSAVVLVKGENDIPLGVTGKVLKREVRATYEKVLLSDDDHGLDIARTRSARTTSSSPARTSRRRTAKAA, from the coding sequence ATGAAGATCCGATCACTCCAGCGGCATCTGGCGTCCGTCCGCCGTATGAGGCTGGGCCCCTCGCACCGGGGGCTGCGCGCGCGGCTGGAACTGGTGTCCGAGCGCTCCCTCGGCGTGGGAACCTTCCTCTGGCACACCCTCGACCGGGCCGCCGACCTGGACGCCCCGCTCCTCCACCACCTGCCGCGCGGCGGCGGTGAGCAGGACGTCCGTACGTACTCCCTGGCGGATCTGCGGGACGCGACCGAGCGGTACGCGCGCTGGTTCCACGCCGCCGGCGTGGCACGCGGCGACCGGGTCGGCATCTACAGCGGGGACGGCATCGCCAACTTCGTCCACTTCATGGCACTGAACAGCATCGGTGCCATTCCCGCCCCGGTGAACCCGAACATGGCACCCCAGACCGCCGCCCGCTATCTGAAACGGCTGGAGCCACGGGGAGTCGTCGCCGACGCCGACCGTCTGGAGAGCCTGCTCGCGGCCACCGACAGTCCGGAGGGGTTCGGTTTCACGGTCTCGCAGGAGGAGGTGGACGCGGCGGGTCGCGTCGGTCCGCTGCCCGTCGGCTACCCCTACATGCACGGCGATCACGACCCGGTGCTGATCGCGCACTCCTCGGGCACCACGGGCATGCCGAAGGCCCCGATCCTCGGTCACCGGCAGTTCTTCGCGGGCAAACGCCCCCGCATCCTCACGATGCCCTCGGGCCTCGACGACAAGAACCTGCTGGTGTTCCCCCCGTCCCACGGCTCCGGCCTCAGCTACATGATGATGGCCACCCTGACCGGGGTGCCCACCCTGGTGATGGAGGAACAGCGCGGGCCGGCCGTGGCCGAGGTCATGCGGTGGTGGAAGCCGACGGTGGTCATCGCCTTCCCCATCACCTTCGGCGAGTTGGCGGCACAGGGCGTGGAGCCGTCGGCGGCGGCGCGGGTGACCACCTGGCTCAGCACCGCCGACGCCTCGCACGAGGCGCACGTCCGGGAGCTGGTGCGGCTGGGCAGGCACCGGGTCGGCGGCAAGTGGCGGCAGGGCTCGCGCTACATCGACGGACTCGCCTCGACCGAGGTGGGCATGGCCGTGTTCCAGAACATCCACGGCCCGGACACCGACGTCTACAAGCGGTGCGTCGGCTACCCGGAGCCCATCGTCGAGGAGGCCACCGTCTATGACGAGCACGGCAAACGGCTCGGTCCGAACGAGATCGGCTTCATCGCGGTCAAGACCCCGACCGAGACACTGGGCTACTGGAACGACCCCGACCTGACGCACCGTTCGAAGCACGACGGCTTCTGGCTGACCGGTGACATCGGGTACTACGACGAGCAGGGGCGCTTCTACCAGTACGACCGTGCCACCGACGTCATCCAGACCGCCCGTGGGCCCGTCTACAGCCTGCCCACGGAAGAGATCGTCCTGAAGGCGTGCCGTCAGGCCGTGGACTGCGTCGTGGCCGCCGCCATCAGTCCCGACGACGAGGAGCTGTCCGAACCGGTCGCCGTGGTTCGGCTGGCCGAGCGCTGCCGACTGACCGCACGGGAGCTGCTGACGCAGCTCAACGGGGCGCTGCGCAAGGCCGGGATGCACGAGGTCTCCGCGGTCGTCCTGGTCAAGGGCGAGAACGACATCCCGCTCGGCGTGACCGGCAAGGTGCTCAAGCGCGAGGTGCGCGCCACCTACGAGAAGGTGCTCCTCTCCGACGACGACCACGGGCTCGACATCGCCCGCACCCGCTCGGCGCGCACCACGTCGAGCAGCCCGGCCAGGACCTCCCGACGCCGGACGGCCAAGGCCGCCTGA
- a CDS encoding DsbA family oxidoreductase yields the protein MIRVLPGTVAVYSDLACPWAHVAVQRLWRTRAELELTDAVRFDHRAVLLEVVNRGTLPKPVIDAEIPVAAEMEPDAGWRPWAEPDWRWPVSRLLAAEAVQAAKEQGLAASEALDRALRRAFFADSACITMRHVVLDVAGSVPEVDARALGEALDTGRARAETLSHVADFAPGGAVTSPHLFTADGGSWPNPGVDYDWAGRPGDSAVVLKSDDPTVYRRILTGAAKTLPG from the coding sequence ATGATCAGAGTTCTGCCGGGCACGGTGGCGGTCTACTCGGACCTCGCCTGCCCCTGGGCGCACGTCGCCGTCCAGCGGCTGTGGCGGACCCGCGCCGAGCTGGAGCTGACCGACGCCGTACGGTTCGACCACCGCGCCGTCCTGCTGGAGGTGGTCAACCGGGGCACACTGCCGAAGCCGGTCATCGACGCCGAGATCCCGGTCGCGGCGGAGATGGAGCCCGACGCGGGGTGGCGGCCCTGGGCGGAACCCGACTGGCGCTGGCCGGTGAGCAGGCTGCTCGCGGCGGAGGCGGTGCAGGCGGCCAAGGAGCAGGGCCTGGCGGCGAGCGAGGCCCTCGACCGGGCGCTGCGCAGGGCGTTCTTCGCCGACAGTGCCTGCATCACGATGCGACATGTGGTGCTCGACGTCGCCGGGTCCGTGCCCGAAGTGGACGCCCGGGCCCTGGGCGAGGCCTTGGACACCGGGCGCGCGCGGGCCGAAACGCTCTCCCACGTCGCCGACTTCGCCCCAGGCGGCGCGGTGACGAGCCCGCACCTGTTCACCGCCGACGGCGGGTCCTGGCCCAACCCCGGGGTCGACTACGACTGGGCGGGCCGGCCGGGCGACAGCGCCGTCGTCCTGAAGTCCGACGACCCCACGGTCTACCGCCGGATCCTGACGGGAGCGGCGAAGACCCTCCCGGGATGA